The sequence below is a genomic window from bacterium.
CCGTCCACGGTCTCGCGCACGACGCCGCGCCGATTCGCGGCGAGGTGGGCGAGCACCCACGTCGCCTCGTCGGCCATCTCCGGCGCCCCGGCCGCCGCGGCCCACGCCGCGGCGACGCGCCGCTCCGTCGGCGCCGCGTCCATCGCCGCCCCGAGCGCCCGCTGCAGATCCAGCACGCGCGCCGCGGCCTTCTTCCCCGCCTCGACTCCCGGCTGGTGGTAGGCGTTGATGTTGGCGAACGCGGCGTAGAAGCCGACCGCGCGTTCGAAGAGCGCGATCAGCCCGCCGAGCGACCGCGCGTCGACGCGCGGCACGCAGATCGCCGCGGCCAGCCGCTTCTTCTCGATCAGCGCGCGGCGCGTGCCGAGCAGGAAGCCGAGCAGGTAGTCGCCCGACGTCGTCCCCGGCTCGACCTCGAGCGGATGCGGATCGCGGTCGTCGAGCGCGGCGACGAAGGTGACGAAGAAGTTGTCGAGGCCGTCGCGGAGCTGCTGCACGAACGCGTGCTGGTCCGTCGAGCCCTTGTTGCCGTAGACCGACAGCCCTTGATGCACGAGCTCGCCGTCGAGGTCGGTTTCCTTCCCCAGCGACTCCATCACCAGCTGCTGCAGATAGCGCGAGAGGAGCCGCAGGCGATCGCGGTACGGGAGCACGACCATGTCCCGGCGCCCGACGCCGCCCCCCGCGAAGTGCCAGGCGAGGGCGAGGCGCAGCGCCGGATTGACCTCCGGCCGCTCGCCGCGCGTCGCCTCGTCCATCAGCCGCGCCCCTTCGAGCAGCCCGTCCACGTCGTGGCCGAGGATCGCCATCGGCAGCAGGCCGACGGCCGAGGTCTGCGAGGTGCGTCCGCCGACCCAGTCCCACATCGGGAAGACGTCGATCCACCCGTCGGCGCGGGCCCGCTTGTCGAGCGCGCTCCCCTCGCCGGTGACCGCGACGAGGCGCGGCGGCGCCTCGAGTCCGGCCGCCGCGAAGCGTGCCCGCGTCTCCTCGAGCCCGTTGCGCGTCTCGGGGGTCGAGCCGGACTTCGAGACGCAGACGACGAGCGTGCGGCGCAGCCCTTCGTCGCCGAGCGTCTCGAAGACGTTGCGGAACCCTTCGGGATCGGTGTTGTCGAGGAAGTGGACGGAGAGCGGATCGTCCGGCCCGCCCAGCGCCTCCGCCGCGAGCTGCGGGCCGAGGGCCGAGCCGCCGATGCCGAGGACGAGCAGGTGCTCGAAACGCTCGCCGGGCGCCGGCGCGATCTCGCCGGAGCGGACTTTCCAGCCGAACGTCTTGACCCGCATCAGGGTCGTTTCGATCGCCGCGGCGAGGGCGGGACTCGGGGCGCGGCGCGGATCGCGCAGCCAGTAGTGGCCCACCATCCGCCGCTCGTCGGGGTTGGCGATCGCCCCCTTCTCGAGGCGCCGCATCCCCTCCACGGCGCGCAGCATCGCCTCCCCTTGCCCGGCCGCGTACCCGGCGGGAACGCGCAGGCCGGAGAAGTCGAGGCCGAACTCCAAGGCGCCGATCCAGAGATGATCCGGTCCGTAGCCGCTCGCTTCGGTCATCGCGCACCTCCGCCGCGCGCGGCGCGCGGCGTCAGGGGACGTTCGTGAGGAGGATCTTGCCGTCCTTCATCCGGATGCAGCGCGGCGGCTCGGCCTCGCCCGTGCGGTGGTGCCGCGCGTTGTAGCTCAAGCCGGCCCGCCGCAGGACCTTGCGGACGAAGTCCTGCGTCTCCGGGTAGTCGGGGACGTCGTTGTACTTGTCCACCGCCCCTTCGCCGGCGTTGTAGGCGGCGAGGGCGAGATGGAGATCCCCCTTGTAGCGGTCGATCAGCCAGGCGAGGTACTGCGCGGCGCCCTCGAGGTTGTCCTCGGGGTCGTGGACGTCGAGCACGCCGAAGCGCTTCGCCGTCCCCGGCATCAACTGCCCCAGCCCGCGCGCCCCTTTCGGCGAGACCGCCTTGGGGTTGCGCGCCGACTCGACCTCGACGAGGGCGGCGAACAGCTCGGAGTCGAGGTTGTGGCGCCCCGCGACTTCCTCGATCAGCTTCTGGTACGGCCGGCCGACGATCTCCTCGACCGCGCCGAGGCGCACCGTGCCGGCGAGGGCGACGGGGGCGAGGCAAAAGACGAGCGCGGCGGCGACTGTCGCCGCTCGCGCCGCTCGTCCGCCGCTGGTCGAGGTCGTCCGTCCCACGAAAGGGAATGTAGCGCACGAAAACGGCCGAGGCGAGGGGGTCCTCGCCTCGGCCGCGAACTGCTTAAGCCCGCCCGCGCTCAGCCGAGCAGCGCCCGCACCGCCTCGCGAGCGGCGCCCGCTCAGCCGAGCAGCGCCCGCACCGCCTCGGGAGCGGCCGCCAGGGCGCCGTCGAGGCCGTCGGGGTTCTTCCCGCCCGCCTCGGCGAGGTCGGGCCGCCCGCCGCCGCCGCCGCCGACCATCGGGCCGAGCTTCTTGATCAGCGCCCGCGCGTCGATCTTCTTCCGCGCCTCTTCGCCGACGGCGACCAGCAGCGACGCCTTCCCTTCCTCGGAGGCGCCGAGGACGACGACCGAGCAGGGGTTCTTCCGCCGCAGTTGGTCGGCGAGGTCGCGGCGCTGGTTCTTGGCGATCCCGTCGGCGCGCCGCGCCAGGACCGCGACGCCGTCCACGTCCACCGGCGCGGCGTCGCCCGACGCCTGCCCGGCGGCGAGCTTCACCTTGAGCTGGTCGACTTCCTTCTGCAGCTGCTTGAGCTGCTCGAGCTTCTTCTCGAGGCCGGCCCCCACGCCGTCCGGCGCGACGCCGAGGCGCGCCGCGGCGTCGTCCAGCGCGTCGAGGGCCGTCCGGGCGCGCGAGGCCGCCGGGAGCCCGCAGACCGCCTCCAGACGCCGCACGCCGGCCGCCACGCCCCTCTCGCCGGCGATCAGGCACGAGCCGATCTCGCCGGTGCGGGAAACGTGCGTCCCGCCGCACAGTTCCATGCTGACGTCGCCGATCCGCACGACGCGGACGCGGTCGCCGTAGCGGTCGCCGAAGAACGCCAGCGCGCCCTCGGCCAGCGCTTCCTCGATCGGCAGTTCGCGCGTCTCGACCTCGAAGTCGGCGACGATCGCCTCGTTGACCTGATCCTCGATCTCGCGCAGCTGCTCCGGCTCGACCGGCTCGTAGTGGGCGAAGTCGAAGCGCAGCCGCTCGGGGGCGACCAGCGAGCCGGCCTGGCGCACGTGCGTGCCGAGGTTGCGGCGCAGCGCGGCGTGGAGGAGGTGGGTCGCGGTGTGGTGCCGGCGGGCCGCGTCGCGGCGCTTCGCGTCCACCTGCGCGACGACGACCTGCCCCGCGGCGATCGTCCCCTGCTCCACGACGACCTTGTGCAGCACGACGCCGGGGAACGGCGAGAAGGTCCCCTCGACGCGCGCCCGGCCCGCGGGGCCGAGCAGCAGGCCGCGGTCCCCTTCCTGCCCGCCGCTCTCGGCGTAGAACGGCGTCTCGTCGAGGACCAGCTCGCCGTCGGCGCCCGCCTCGAGGCGGTCCACCGGCGCGCCGCCGCCGACGATGGCGAGGATCCGCGCCGCCTCGACGCGCAGCGTCTCGCGGCCGACGAAGCGCGAGCCGTGCCCTTGGTAGGCCAGCAGCGACTCGTGGCGCGGCGCGGCCTTCGTCTCCTTGAGGACGCGCGAGGCGGCGACGTGCTTGCGCCGTCCTTCGTCGTATCCCGCGGCGTCGAGCGCGAGGCCGCGCTCCTCGAGCGCGTCCTTGACCAGGTCGAGCGGCAGCCCGCGCTCGCTCTCCAGCACGAACGCCTCTTCGCCCGGGAACGTTTTCTCGTCGCGCGCGAGCAGATCGTCGATCCGCTCCTCGAGCCGCGCGAAGCCGTCGGCCAGCGTGCGGTCGAACCGTTCCTCTTCGCGCCGCACGACCCGCTGCGCGACCGGCAGCGCGTCCACCAGTTCCGGATAGGCTTGGCCGAGCAGATTCACCACGCCCGGCAGGCGGCGGTGCAGGAACCCCTGCGGCAGGCCGAGCAGGCGCCCGTGGCGCAGCGCGCGGCGCATGATCCGCCGCAGCACCGCCCCGCGCTTCTCCGGGCCGGGGATGATCCCTTCCGAAACGAGCATCGTGATCGCGCGCAGGTGGTCGGCGATCACGCGCATCGAGACGTCCTTCGCCGGATCGGCGCCGTAGGGGACCGTCCCCTCGGCGGCGACGTCGGCGATGATCGGCAGGAAGAGATCCGTCTCGTAGTTGCTGCGGACGCCGGAGAGGACGGAGGTCAGCCGTTCGAGGCCGGCGCCGGTGTCCACGCACGGCGCGGGGAGCGGCTTGGCGCCGCCGTCCGGCTGCAGGTCGTACTGCATGAAGACCAGGTTCCAGATCTCGAGGAAGCGCCCCGACGTGTTGCCCGGGTTCTCGCCGGCCGGACCGTGCGGATCGAGGTCGACGTGGATCTCCGAGCACGGCCCCGCGGGGCCGGTGTCCCCCATCTGCCAGAAGTTGTCCTTGCGGCCGAGGGCCACGACGCGCGCGGCGGGAACGCCGGCTTCGCTCTCCCAGAGACGCGCCGCCTCCTCGTCGCCGGCGAAGCCGTCGTCGCCGGCGAAGACCGTCACCCAGAGCCGGTCGGCCGGGATCTTGTAGACCTCGGTG
It includes:
- a CDS encoding glucose-6-phosphate isomerase; this encodes MTEASGYGPDHLWIGALEFGLDFSGLRVPAGYAAGQGEAMLRAVEGMRRLEKGAIANPDERRMVGHYWLRDPRRAPSPALAAAIETTLMRVKTFGWKVRSGEIAPAPGERFEHLLVLGIGGSALGPQLAAEALGGPDDPLSVHFLDNTDPEGFRNVFETLGDEGLRRTLVVCVSKSGSTPETRNGLEETRARFAAAGLEAPPRLVAVTGEGSALDKRARADGWIDVFPMWDWVGGRTSQTSAVGLLPMAILGHDVDGLLEGARLMDEATRGERPEVNPALRLALAWHFAGGGVGRRDMVVLPYRDRLRLLSRYLQQLVMESLGKETDLDGELVHQGLSVYGNKGSTDQHAFVQQLRDGLDNFFVTFVAALDDRDPHPLEVEPGTTSGDYLLGFLLGTRRALIEKKRLAAAICVPRVDARSLGGLIALFERAVGFYAAFANINAYHQPGVEAGKKAAARVLDLQRALGAAMDAAPTERRVAAAWAAAAGAPEMADEATWVLAHLAANRRGVVRETVDG
- a CDS encoding lytic transglycosylase domain-containing protein: MGRTTSTSGGRAARAATVAAALVFCLAPVALAGTVRLGAVEEIVGRPYQKLIEEVAGRHNLDSELFAALVEVESARNPKAVSPKGARGLGQLMPGTAKRFGVLDVHDPEDNLEGAAQYLAWLIDRYKGDLHLALAAYNAGEGAVDKYNDVPDYPETQDFVRKVLRRAGLSYNARHHRTGEAEPPRCIRMKDGKILLTNVP
- the alaS gene encoding alanine--tRNA ligase — translated: MLSSDVRRTFLDFFAGKGHQIVPSSPLVLPADPTLLFANAGMNQFKEVFRGHEKRPYTRATSAQKCLRVSGKHNDLEEVGRTPRHHTFFEMLGNFSFGDYFKRDAIVWAWELITEVYKIPADRLWVTVFAGDDGFAGDEEAARLWESEAGVPAARVVALGRKDNFWQMGDTGPAGPCSEIHVDLDPHGPAGENPGNTSGRFLEIWNLVFMQYDLQPDGGAKPLPAPCVDTGAGLERLTSVLSGVRSNYETDLFLPIIADVAAEGTVPYGADPAKDVSMRVIADHLRAITMLVSEGIIPGPEKRGAVLRRIMRRALRHGRLLGLPQGFLHRRLPGVVNLLGQAYPELVDALPVAQRVVRREEERFDRTLADGFARLEERIDDLLARDEKTFPGEEAFVLESERGLPLDLVKDALEERGLALDAAGYDEGRRKHVAASRVLKETKAAPRHESLLAYQGHGSRFVGRETLRVEAARILAIVGGGAPVDRLEAGADGELVLDETPFYAESGGQEGDRGLLLGPAGRARVEGTFSPFPGVVLHKVVVEQGTIAAGQVVVAQVDAKRRDAARRHHTATHLLHAALRRNLGTHVRQAGSLVAPERLRFDFAHYEPVEPEQLREIEDQVNEAIVADFEVETRELPIEEALAEGALAFFGDRYGDRVRVVRIGDVSMELCGGTHVSRTGEIGSCLIAGERGVAAGVRRLEAVCGLPAASRARTALDALDDAAARLGVAPDGVGAGLEKKLEQLKQLQKEVDQLKVKLAAGQASGDAAPVDVDGVAVLARRADGIAKNQRRDLADQLRRKNPCSVVVLGASEEGKASLLVAVGEEARKKIDARALIKKLGPMVGGGGGGRPDLAEAGGKNPDGLDGALAAAPEAVRALLG